The following proteins are co-located in the Pseudomonas sp. ATCC 13867 genome:
- a CDS encoding TetR/AcrR family transcriptional regulator has product MLAPSPTRKPRASSQARIAVILEAARTLLAESGAANLSIYVVAERAGIPPSSVYHFFPSVPALLQGLTSDVHAAFRACLEQPVDHASLRDWRDLARLVEQRTLAVYADDAAARQLILASHGLAEVTQADSQHDVQLGQAMRELFERHFELPPLPQDLEVFSLAIELGDRVYALSVQRHGQITERLAEEGMRVIDAYLSLYLPPCLPKRPAPLK; this is encoded by the coding sequence ATGCTCGCCCCCTCTCCTACTCGCAAGCCCCGCGCCAGCAGCCAGGCACGTATCGCCGTGATCCTCGAGGCTGCCCGCACCCTGCTGGCCGAGAGCGGCGCGGCGAACCTGTCGATCTACGTAGTGGCCGAACGCGCGGGGATACCGCCATCCTCCGTCTACCACTTCTTCCCCAGCGTGCCGGCCCTGCTCCAGGGCCTGACCAGCGACGTCCACGCCGCCTTCCGCGCCTGCCTGGAGCAGCCCGTCGACCACGCCTCCCTGCGCGACTGGCGCGACCTTGCGCGGCTGGTCGAGCAACGCACCCTCGCGGTGTACGCCGATGACGCCGCCGCGCGCCAGTTGATCCTCGCCAGCCACGGTCTCGCCGAAGTCACCCAGGCCGACAGCCAGCACGACGTGCAACTCGGCCAGGCCATGCGCGAACTGTTCGAACGCCACTTCGAGCTGCCGCCGCTACCGCAGGACCTCGAAGTATTCAGCCTGGCCATCGAACTGGGCGACCGCGTCTACGCCCTCTCCGTGCAACGCCACGGGCAGATCACCGAGCGCCTGGCCGAGGAAGGCATGCGGGTGATCGACGCCTACCTGTCGCTGTACCTGCCGCCCTGCCTGCCGAAACGGCCCGCGCCCCTCAAATAA
- the aguA gene encoding agmatine deiminase, with protein MTTLTSTPRADGFRMPAEWEPHTQTWMVWPERPDNWRLGGKPAQAAFSAVARAIARFEPVTIGVSAGQYENARAQLADATNIRVVEISNDDAWVRDTGPTFVTDDKGEVRGVDWTFNAWGGLEGGLYFPWHRDDQVASKILGIERCAGYRTEGFVLEGGSIHVDGEGTLITTEECLLNHNRNPHLTREEIEANLRGHLAIDTVIWLPDGLFNDETDGHVDNFCCYVRPGEVLLAWTDDVNDPNYARCQAALRVLETARDAKGRQLTVHKIVIPGPIHATEAECEGVDMVIGTQPRDPSIRLAGSYVNFLIVNGGIIAPRFDDPADAEAEATLKRIFPEHEVVMVPGREILLGGGNIHCITQQQPAPQKR; from the coding sequence ATGACCACGCTGACCAGCACTCCCCGCGCCGATGGCTTCCGCATGCCGGCGGAATGGGAACCCCATACCCAGACCTGGATGGTCTGGCCCGAGCGTCCGGACAACTGGCGCCTGGGCGGCAAGCCCGCGCAGGCCGCCTTCAGCGCCGTGGCCCGCGCCATCGCCCGCTTCGAGCCGGTGACCATCGGCGTCTCCGCCGGTCAGTACGAGAACGCCCGCGCCCAACTGGCCGACGCAACGAACATTCGCGTGGTGGAAATCAGTAACGACGACGCCTGGGTGCGCGACACCGGCCCGACCTTCGTCACCGACGACAAGGGCGAAGTGCGCGGCGTGGACTGGACCTTCAACGCCTGGGGCGGCCTGGAAGGCGGCCTGTACTTCCCCTGGCACCGCGACGACCAGGTGGCGAGCAAGATCCTCGGCATCGAGCGCTGCGCCGGCTACCGCACCGAAGGCTTCGTACTGGAAGGCGGCTCGATCCACGTGGACGGCGAAGGCACCCTGATCACCACCGAGGAATGCCTGCTCAACCACAACCGCAACCCGCACCTGACGCGCGAAGAGATCGAGGCCAACCTGCGCGGGCACCTGGCCATCGACACCGTGATCTGGCTGCCGGACGGCCTGTTCAACGACGAAACCGACGGTCATGTGGACAACTTCTGCTGCTACGTGCGCCCCGGCGAAGTCCTGCTGGCCTGGACCGACGACGTCAACGACCCGAACTACGCGCGCTGCCAGGCCGCCCTGCGCGTGCTGGAGACCGCCCGTGACGCCAAGGGCCGCCAACTCACCGTGCACAAGATCGTCATCCCCGGTCCGATCCATGCGACCGAAGCCGAGTGCGAAGGCGTCGACATGGTGATCGGCACCCAGCCGCGCGATCCGTCGATCCGCCTGGCCGGCTCCTACGTCAACTTCCTGATCGTCAACGGCGGCATCATCGCCCCGCGCTTCGACGATCCGGCGGATGCCGAGGCCGAAGCCACCTTGAAGCGCATCTTCCCCGAGCACGAAGTGGTGATGGTACCGGGCCGCGAGATCCTCCTGGGCGGCGGCAACATCCATTGCATCACCCAGCAGCAGCCGGCACCGCAGAAGCGCTGA
- a CDS encoding OprD family porin, with product MKSRTLTQSSLALAIAAAGLAQSAVAGGFIEDSKASLTLRNFYINTDNRNGSNEPSKQEEWGQGFLLNYTSGFTEGTVGFGVDALGLLGVRLDSGKGTHYNPSSSNFSGTVFPTDSDGRAVDDFAHLGATGKVKVSSTELRYGTLLPKLPVVTYNDGRLLPQTFDGGQITSNEIKDLTLIGGQLEHTKGRSSSNNEGLSIAGANNARTGEFVNKFYYGGADYKLTKDLTLQYYYGNLQDFYKQHFLGLQHSWAIGPGVLKSDLRYFHSSDDGKNGHDKNFYTTGYYGSGVTKGEVDNRAWSGLFTYTVSGHSFGAGYQQLSGDSDFPFINNGDGATAYLITDVQIGKFLRAGERTWQVRYGYDFAQSGLPGLTFQTLYLRGDNIDTAYGDKSEWERDISLAYVIPDGTFKGLGFTWKNAALRSGLPTSGTGTATQRDQDENRLIVSYTIPLL from the coding sequence ATGAAAAGCCGCACTCTCACACAATCGAGCCTGGCGCTCGCCATCGCTGCCGCAGGCCTGGCCCAGTCGGCCGTCGCCGGCGGGTTCATCGAGGACAGCAAGGCCAGCCTCACCCTGCGCAACTTCTACATCAACACCGATAACCGCAACGGCAGCAACGAGCCGAGCAAGCAGGAAGAGTGGGGCCAGGGCTTCCTGCTCAACTACACCTCCGGCTTCACCGAAGGCACCGTGGGCTTCGGCGTCGACGCGCTGGGCCTGCTCGGGGTTCGCCTCGACAGTGGCAAGGGCACACATTACAACCCGAGCAGCTCGAACTTTTCCGGGACTGTCTTCCCCACCGACAGCGATGGCCGTGCGGTGGACGATTTCGCCCACCTGGGCGCCACCGGCAAGGTGAAGGTGTCCTCCACCGAGCTGCGCTACGGCACCCTCCTGCCGAAGCTGCCGGTGGTCACCTACAACGACGGCCGCCTGCTGCCGCAGACCTTCGACGGCGGCCAGATCACCTCCAACGAGATCAAGGACCTGACCCTGATCGGCGGCCAGCTGGAACACACGAAGGGCCGCAGCTCCAGCAACAACGAGGGGCTGTCCATCGCCGGCGCCAACAACGCCCGCACCGGCGAGTTCGTCAACAAGTTCTACTACGGCGGCGCCGACTACAAGCTGACCAAGGACCTGACGCTGCAGTACTACTACGGCAACCTGCAGGACTTCTACAAACAGCATTTCCTCGGCCTGCAGCACAGCTGGGCGATCGGCCCGGGCGTGCTCAAGAGCGACCTGCGCTACTTCCACAGCAGCGACGACGGCAAGAACGGCCACGACAAGAACTTCTACACCACCGGCTACTACGGCAGCGGCGTGACCAAGGGCGAGGTCGACAACCGCGCCTGGAGCGGCCTGTTCACCTACACCGTGAGCGGTCACAGTTTCGGCGCCGGCTACCAGCAGCTCAGCGGCGACAGCGACTTCCCGTTCATCAACAACGGTGACGGCGCCACGGCCTACCTGATCACCGACGTGCAGATCGGCAAGTTCCTGCGCGCCGGCGAGCGCACCTGGCAGGTCCGCTACGGCTACGACTTCGCCCAGTCCGGCCTGCCGGGCCTGACCTTCCAGACCCTGTACCTGCGCGGCGACAACATCGACACCGCGTATGGCGACAAGAGCGAGTGGGAGCGTGACATCTCCCTGGCCTACGTGATCCCGGACGGCACCTTCAAGGGCCTGGGCTTCACCTGGAAGAACGCTGCCCTGCGCAGTGGCCTGCCGACCAGCGGCACGGGCACCGCGACCCAGCGCGACCAGGACGAGAACCGCCTGATCGTCAGCTACACCATCCCGCTGCTGTAA
- a CDS encoding polysaccharide biosynthesis/export family protein has translation MKTLFVIGLVVGSLTLQGCVFSPGQHMTDSDIEKEAQKEGMRITLVPITPQVLQSQEMARGNDPGLPAELLSYRPQQGEYVIGAGDVLLVTVWDHPELTSPGSTQQMEANGRVVGADGNIFFPYAGTVAAEGRTPTMLRGELARRLARKGIVDPQVDVTVLRYASQHVVMSGAFQNGGQMELNNTPTTLVQAVSKAGVIAGEADLSGLTLRRGGREYLIDVDALNRTGSTLSGIYLKNGDQIHLPYNDRKKVYVVGEVERPQVVTYRTTGLTLLEVLGSAGGLSPETSDGDSVYVIRAGQLQPSANGAQAAVTAQVFHLEAKRPTAFALARDFAMQPQDVVFIGPANITRWNRFISQLLPSASFIGTSSAVGNN, from the coding sequence ATGAAAACTCTGTTCGTGATCGGTCTTGTTGTCGGCAGTCTGACGCTACAAGGCTGTGTGTTCTCCCCCGGTCAGCACATGACGGATTCCGATATAGAAAAAGAGGCGCAGAAAGAGGGCATGCGCATCACCCTCGTCCCCATCACGCCGCAAGTGCTGCAAAGCCAGGAAATGGCCCGCGGCAATGATCCGGGGCTGCCGGCGGAGCTGCTGTCGTACCGGCCGCAGCAGGGCGAATACGTGATCGGCGCGGGGGACGTCCTGCTGGTCACCGTCTGGGACCACCCGGAACTGACCAGCCCCGGCTCGACGCAGCAGATGGAAGCCAACGGCCGCGTGGTCGGCGCCGACGGCAACATCTTCTTCCCCTACGCCGGCACCGTGGCGGCGGAAGGCCGGACGCCCACGATGCTGCGCGGCGAACTGGCCCGCCGACTGGCCAGGAAGGGCATCGTCGACCCGCAGGTGGACGTCACCGTGCTGCGTTATGCGAGCCAGCACGTGGTGATGTCCGGGGCCTTCCAGAACGGCGGCCAGATGGAGCTGAACAACACGCCGACGACGCTGGTGCAGGCCGTGAGCAAGGCCGGCGTGATCGCCGGCGAGGCCGACCTGTCGGGGCTGACGCTCAGGCGCGGTGGGCGTGAGTACCTTATCGACGTCGATGCGCTCAACCGCACCGGTTCCACCCTGAGCGGCATCTACCTGAAGAACGGCGACCAGATCCACCTGCCCTACAACGATCGCAAGAAGGTCTACGTGGTGGGCGAGGTCGAGCGTCCGCAAGTGGTGACCTACCGCACCACCGGCCTGACGCTGCTGGAAGTGTTGGGCAGCGCGGGCGGCCTCAGCCCGGAAACCTCCGACGGCGACTCGGTCTACGTGATCCGCGCCGGCCAGTTGCAGCCGAGCGCCAACGGCGCCCAGGCCGCCGTCACGGCACAGGTCTTCCACCTGGAAGCGAAGCGGCCCACGGCCTTCGCCCTGGCGCGCGACTTCGCCATGCAGCCGCAGGACGTGGTGTTCATCGGGCCGGCCAACATTACCCGTTGGAACCGCTTCATCAGCCAACTGCTGCCGTCGGCGTCCTTCATCGGCACCAGTTCGGCGGTAGGAAATAACTGA
- a CDS encoding undecaprenyl-phosphate glucose phosphotransferase produces MSIRSKGILRANQSLLALAHRLLDLLVIVLSGAILLSDGSGLPDSRAWVSVLLCVMLFHWLGELNRLYGSWRGESMLRESLIVTSYWSLTFFAVLLLDVAVRHGIVIDASRFVWFAVALLVMCAYRLLLRILLRLARRHGFNSRNVAIYGTGEVGAHLASTILDAPWMGLRLVGFYDDRPQQMALDTRVAVKGGRLALIEAARSGQIDKVYLTLPLSREPLLNELIRELSDTTVSVYLIPDLFMFDLLHARSESINGLETISIFDTPMDGPNAVLKRIEDVVLASLILLLVSVPMLLIAVAVKLTSRGPVLFRQTRYGMDGRPIRVWKFRSMTVMEDGAQVIQASRNDCRVTRLGAFLRRSSLDELPQFFNVLRGDMSVVGPRPHAVAHNEQYRRQVSRYMLRHKVKPGITGWAQVNGWRGETDTLEKMQKRIEFDLDYIENWSVWWDLKIVGLTLFKGFVHRNAF; encoded by the coding sequence ATGTCCATTCGATCGAAGGGAATACTGCGGGCCAACCAGTCACTTCTGGCGCTGGCTCACCGTCTGCTCGATCTGCTGGTCATCGTCCTCTCCGGGGCGATTCTCCTGAGTGACGGCAGCGGTCTGCCGGATTCCCGTGCCTGGGTGTCGGTGCTGCTGTGCGTGATGTTGTTCCACTGGCTGGGCGAGCTCAACCGGCTCTACGGTTCCTGGCGCGGCGAATCGATGCTGCGCGAGTCGCTGATCGTCACCAGCTACTGGTCGCTGACGTTCTTCGCCGTGCTGCTGCTGGACGTGGCCGTGCGCCACGGCATCGTCATCGACGCCTCCCGCTTCGTCTGGTTCGCCGTTGCGCTGCTGGTGATGTGTGCGTACCGCCTGCTGTTGCGCATCCTCCTGCGCCTGGCGCGCCGGCATGGTTTCAACAGCCGCAATGTCGCCATCTACGGCACCGGGGAAGTCGGCGCGCACCTGGCCTCGACCATCCTCGATGCACCGTGGATGGGGTTGCGCCTGGTCGGCTTCTACGACGACCGGCCGCAGCAGATGGCGTTGGATACGCGGGTGGCGGTCAAGGGCGGGCGCCTGGCGCTGATCGAGGCGGCGCGCAGCGGACAGATCGACAAGGTCTACCTGACCCTGCCGCTCTCCCGCGAGCCGCTGCTCAACGAACTGATTCGCGAACTCTCCGACACCACGGTGTCGGTCTACCTGATTCCCGACCTGTTCATGTTCGACCTGCTGCACGCGCGCAGCGAGAGCATCAACGGCCTGGAAACCATCAGCATCTTCGACACCCCTATGGACGGGCCCAACGCAGTGCTCAAGCGCATCGAGGACGTGGTCCTCGCCTCGCTGATCCTGCTGCTGGTGTCGGTGCCAATGCTGCTGATCGCTGTGGCGGTGAAGCTCACCTCGCGCGGCCCGGTGCTGTTCCGCCAGACCCGCTACGGGATGGATGGCCGGCCGATCCGCGTGTGGAAGTTCCGCAGCATGACCGTCATGGAGGACGGTGCGCAGGTGATCCAGGCCTCGCGCAACGACTGCCGTGTCACCCGCCTGGGCGCGTTCCTGCGACGCTCCTCGCTGGATGAGCTGCCGCAGTTCTTCAACGTCCTGCGCGGCGACATGTCGGTGGTAGGGCCCCGGCCCCATGCGGTCGCGCACAACGAGCAATACCGCCGTCAGGTCAGTCGCTACATGCTGCGCCACAAGGTCAAGCCCGGTATCACCGGGTGGGCCCAGGTCAACGGCTGGCGTGGCGAGACCGACACCCTGGAAAAGATGCAGAAACGCATCGAGTTCGATCTGGACTACATCGAGAACTGGTCCGTCTGGTGGGACCTGAAGATCGTTGGGCTGACCCTGTTCAAAGGGTTCGTCCACCGTAACGCGTTCTGA
- the rfbA gene encoding glucose-1-phosphate thymidylyltransferase RfbA has translation MKGIILAGGSGTRLHPITLGVSKQLLPIYDKPMVYYPLSVLMLAGIDDILLICAPADLANFRALLGDGERFGVRLQYAVQPSPDGLAQAFLIGAEFIGDDSVCLVLGDNIFYGQSFTQTLREAASRERGATVFGYQVADPGRFGVVEFDDDGNVLSIEEKPRLPRSNYAVTGLYFYDNRVLEMARQIRPSARGELEITDINNAYLALGELRVSLLGRGFAWLDTGTHESLMEAGHFVQTIEARQGLKVACLEEIAFQQGWLSTEGLALQAERLGKTGYGRYLQQLLLDARP, from the coding sequence ATGAAAGGCATCATCCTCGCCGGAGGCTCCGGCACCCGCCTGCACCCCATTACCCTGGGGGTGTCCAAGCAACTGCTGCCGATCTACGACAAGCCGATGGTGTATTACCCGCTGTCGGTGCTGATGCTCGCCGGCATCGACGACATCCTGTTGATCTGCGCGCCCGCCGACCTGGCCAACTTCCGCGCGCTGCTCGGCGACGGCGAACGTTTCGGTGTGCGCCTGCAGTACGCGGTGCAGCCTTCGCCGGACGGCCTGGCCCAGGCCTTCCTGATCGGCGCGGAGTTCATCGGCGACGACTCGGTGTGCCTGGTGCTGGGCGACAATATCTTCTACGGCCAGAGCTTCACCCAGACCCTGCGCGAGGCCGCCTCGCGCGAGCGCGGCGCCACGGTGTTCGGCTACCAGGTGGCCGACCCCGGGCGCTTCGGCGTGGTGGAGTTCGACGACGACGGCAACGTGCTCTCCATCGAGGAGAAGCCACGGCTGCCACGCTCCAACTACGCGGTCACTGGCCTGTACTTCTACGACAACCGGGTGCTGGAGATGGCCCGGCAGATCCGCCCCTCGGCGCGTGGCGAGCTGGAAATCACCGACATCAACAATGCCTACCTGGCGCTCGGCGAGCTGCGCGTGAGCCTGCTGGGGCGCGGCTTCGCCTGGCTGGACACCGGGACCCACGAATCGCTGATGGAGGCCGGTCACTTCGTCCAGACCATCGAGGCGCGGCAGGGGCTGAAGGTCGCCTGCCTGGAGGAAATCGCCTTCCAGCAGGGCTGGCTTTCCACCGAGGGCCTGGCCTTGCAGGCCGAGCGCCTGGGCAAGACCGGCTATGGCCGCTACCTGCAGCAACTGCTGCTGGACGCCCGCCCTTGA
- a CDS encoding glycosyltransferase family 4 protein, with amino-acid sequence MIVINGRFLSQEISGVQRFAEQISLSLARLRGDVRFVAPPGPLPREEIAQRLNVERIGRHRGHLWEQVDLPLWLARNGRPLLVSLCNTAPLAYGRQLATHHDIAYVRHPESFSWRFRVLYRTLTPLMLRRVLALVSVSEFSRREIAAHYRFPAERIHVIGNAVSAAFCPGPVATGGRPYLLAVSSPAAHKNFAQMIEAFDLLRDLDVDLHIVGSASRSFVDYRLQSSEQHERVRWLGRIDDSRLIEEYRGAAAFVFPSLYEGFGIPPLEAQACGCPVIAARSASIPEVLGNSALYFDPVDTQALATAMRRVLRDAKLRGGLRNAGLENVLRYSWDLSALRLSSLIDSFLAEGADCLPRFNSLE; translated from the coding sequence ATGATCGTGATCAACGGGCGTTTCCTGTCCCAGGAAATCAGCGGCGTGCAACGCTTCGCCGAGCAGATCTCGCTGTCGCTGGCGCGCCTGCGCGGCGATGTGCGCTTCGTCGCGCCACCCGGCCCGCTGCCGCGGGAGGAGATCGCCCAGCGCCTGAACGTCGAGCGCATCGGGCGCCACCGCGGGCACCTGTGGGAGCAGGTCGACCTGCCGCTGTGGCTGGCGCGCAACGGCCGGCCGCTGCTGGTGTCGCTGTGCAATACCGCGCCGCTGGCCTACGGCCGGCAGTTGGCGACGCACCACGACATCGCCTATGTGCGCCATCCCGAGAGCTTTTCCTGGCGCTTCCGCGTGCTGTACCGGACGCTGACCCCGCTGATGCTGCGGCGGGTGCTGGCGCTGGTCAGCGTCAGCGAGTTCTCCCGCCGGGAGATCGCCGCGCACTACCGCTTCCCCGCCGAGCGCATCCATGTGATCGGCAACGCGGTCTCCGCCGCGTTCTGTCCCGGCCCCGTGGCCACGGGCGGGCGGCCCTATCTGCTGGCGGTGTCCTCGCCGGCGGCGCACAAGAATTTCGCCCAGATGATCGAGGCGTTCGACCTGCTGCGGGACCTGGACGTCGACCTGCATATCGTCGGCTCGGCCAGCCGCAGCTTCGTCGATTACCGGCTGCAGTCCAGCGAACAGCACGAACGCGTGCGCTGGCTGGGGCGCATCGACGATAGCCGGCTGATCGAGGAGTACCGCGGCGCGGCGGCCTTCGTCTTCCCCTCGCTCTACGAAGGCTTCGGCATACCGCCGCTGGAGGCGCAGGCCTGCGGCTGCCCGGTGATCGCCGCCCGCAGCGCTTCGATACCCGAGGTGCTGGGCAACTCGGCGCTGTATTTCGATCCCGTCGATACGCAGGCCCTGGCCACGGCGATGCGCCGCGTGCTGCGGGACGCGAAGTTGCGCGGCGGCCTGCGCAACGCCGGGTTGGAGAACGTCCTGCGCTACTCCTGGGACCTTTCCGCGCTGCGTCTTTCCAGCCTGATCGACTCCTTTCTAGCCGAAGGCGCGGACTGTCTGCCGCGCTTCAACTCGCTCGAATAG